From Afipia carboxidovorans OM5, one genomic window encodes:
- a CDS encoding RidA family protein encodes MAGEIERRLASLGVTLPTPITPVANYVPFVRTGNILTVSGQVCFDGNGKLVAKGKLGANVSIEEGQAAARACAINLLAQVKAALGDLDRVVRVIRLGGFINSAPDFTEGPKVMNGASDLMVEVLGDKGRHARSTVGVAALPGDCAVEVEGQFEVA; translated from the coding sequence ATGGCGGGAGAAATCGAACGGAGACTGGCAAGCCTCGGCGTTACGCTGCCTACCCCCATCACGCCGGTTGCCAATTATGTGCCGTTCGTGCGCACCGGCAACATTCTCACCGTCTCCGGACAGGTTTGCTTCGACGGCAACGGCAAGCTCGTCGCCAAGGGCAAGCTTGGCGCGAACGTCAGCATCGAGGAAGGCCAGGCTGCTGCGCGCGCCTGCGCCATCAACCTGCTCGCGCAGGTCAAAGCTGCACTGGGCGATCTTGACCGCGTGGTGCGGGTGATCCGGCTCGGCGGGTTCATCAACTCCGCGCCCGATTTCACCGAAGGGCCGAAGGTGATGAACGGCGCCTCCGACCTGATGGTCGAGGTACTCGGCGACAAGGGCCGCCATGCGCGCTCGACCGTCGGTGTCGCGGCGTTGCCGGGCGATTGCGCGGTCGAAGTCGAAGGCCAGTTCGAGGTGGCATGA
- a CDS encoding glycerophosphodiester phosphodiesterase family protein: protein MPFRAPRWLTAAPVAHRGLHDPAKSIVESTASAFVAAIAGGFAIETDVQLSEDGEAMVFHDDTLARLTECDDDIRTLRTAELKEVCFKTTSDRMMTLAELCEMTAGRVPLVVEIKSRFDGDRRLVRRIAEVVRNYQGPLALMSFDPDQVCAVRDHLPNITRGIVAERTYREEEWQMLPPEKVRGMLGLRHAFHTRPHFVAYWIDELPAPAPLIARHLFGCALLTWTVRTAEQRARAARYADQIIFEGFVPSIARP from the coding sequence ATGCCCTTTCGCGCACCGCGCTGGCTGACGGCAGCCCCGGTCGCGCATCGCGGGCTGCATGATCCCGCCAAAAGCATTGTCGAGAGCACGGCCTCCGCATTCGTGGCCGCGATTGCGGGTGGCTTTGCCATCGAGACGGACGTGCAGCTCTCCGAAGACGGCGAGGCGATGGTGTTCCACGACGACACCCTCGCCCGCCTCACCGAGTGCGACGATGATATTCGCACGTTACGGACGGCGGAGTTGAAAGAGGTATGCTTCAAAACTACCTCCGACCGGATGATGACGCTCGCCGAGCTTTGCGAGATGACTGCCGGGCGCGTGCCGCTGGTGGTCGAGATCAAGAGCCGGTTCGATGGCGACCGTCGCCTGGTCCGCCGCATCGCGGAGGTGGTGCGCAACTATCAGGGGCCGCTGGCGCTGATGTCGTTCGACCCCGATCAGGTGTGCGCAGTGCGCGATCATCTGCCGAACATCACGCGCGGCATCGTCGCCGAACGAACCTATCGTGAGGAAGAGTGGCAGATGCTGCCGCCGGAGAAAGTGCGCGGGATGCTCGGCCTGCGTCACGCCTTCCACACCCGCCCGCATTTCGTCGCCTACTGGATCGATGAGTTGCCCGCCCCTGCGCCACTGATCGCGCGGCACCTGTTCGGCTGTGCACTGCTTACCTGGACCGTGCGGACAGCGGAGCAGCGTGCCCGCGCGGCACGTTACGCCGACCAGATCATTTTCGAGGGTTTCGTGCCCTCCATTGCACGCCCTTGA
- a CDS encoding GNAT family N-acetyltransferase — MTISPDITIEAVASVSQIAADDWNACAHPPGTPYNPFLAHAFFAALEESGSATARTGWLPRHLVVRRGERVVGVAPCYLKSHSQGEYVFDHGWAEAFAHAGGSYYPKLQVAVPFTPVTGPRLLVRGDVDQAQTREALIAGLIALCKQLDVSSVHVTFALREEWEQLAAHGFLQRTDQQYHWANQDYGSFEDFLGSLASRHRKAIRRERREAVANCIEIHALSGAAITEDAWDAFYAFYMETGSRKWGRPYLNRAFYSLIGETMADDVVLIMAKREGRWIAGAINFKGSDTLYGRHWGAIEHHPFLHFEICYYQAIDYAIRHELKSVEAGAQGEHKIARGYLPQTTRSAHYIVNPSLRRAVRDYLARERDYVEAVGRELTEAGPFRKSS, encoded by the coding sequence TTGACAATATCGCCCGACATCACGATCGAGGCCGTGGCCTCCGTCAGCCAGATTGCGGCGGACGACTGGAACGCCTGCGCGCATCCGCCCGGCACGCCGTACAATCCGTTTCTCGCTCACGCCTTCTTTGCAGCGCTGGAGGAGTCCGGCTCCGCCACTGCGCGCACCGGCTGGCTGCCGCGTCATCTCGTGGTGCGGCGAGGCGAGCGCGTCGTCGGTGTCGCGCCCTGCTATCTCAAAAGCCACTCGCAGGGCGAATACGTCTTCGACCATGGCTGGGCAGAGGCATTCGCGCACGCAGGTGGCTCATATTACCCGAAGCTGCAGGTCGCGGTGCCATTCACGCCGGTGACCGGCCCGCGCCTTCTGGTGCGTGGTGATGTCGACCAGGCGCAAACGCGCGAGGCGCTGATTGCCGGCCTGATCGCGCTGTGCAAGCAGCTCGACGTCTCGTCGGTGCATGTGACATTCGCGCTACGTGAGGAATGGGAGCAGCTCGCTGCGCACGGATTCCTGCAACGTACCGACCAGCAATATCACTGGGCCAATCAGGACTACGGCAGCTTCGAGGACTTCCTCGGCTCGCTCGCCTCACGCCACCGCAAGGCAATCCGGCGCGAACGTCGCGAGGCCGTGGCCAACTGCATCGAAATTCACGCGCTGAGTGGCGCGGCCATCACCGAGGATGCATGGGATGCGTTCTACGCCTTCTACATGGAGACCGGCTCGCGCAAATGGGGGCGACCCTACCTTAACCGCGCGTTCTATTCACTGATCGGCGAGACCATGGCCGACGACGTCGTGCTGATCATGGCGAAGCGCGAAGGCCGATGGATCGCCGGCGCGATCAACTTCAAGGGCTCCGATACGCTCTACGGCCGCCACTGGGGCGCGATCGAGCATCATCCGTTTCTGCATTTCGAGATCTGTTATTATCAGGCAATCGATTACGCGATCCGCCACGAATTGAAATCCGTCGAGGCCGGTGCGCAGGGCGAGCACAAGATCGCGCGCGGCTACCTGCCGCAAACGACGCGCTCCGCGCATTATATTGTCAACCCGAGCCTGCGGCGCGCGGTCCGCGACTATCTCGCCCGCGAGCGCGATTATGTCGAAGCGGTCGGCCGCGAACTGACCGAGGCCGGCCCATTCCGCAAGTCCAGCTAA
- a CDS encoding lytic transglycosylase domain-containing protein — MRGRIGAYSKGWAVAAVLVALASFAHAQTPPEGEVKASEARRVEDNAATGESMCLMIESAAKANGLPLEFFARVIWQESRFQPDAVGPVTRNGQRAQGVAQFMPGTASERRLLDPFDPVQALPKAAEFLAELRQQFGNLGLAAAAYNAGPRRVREWQAGTGPMPGETRAYVQAITGLSVDDWAKEGMGDGEWKKKPSGCRELMALLRQAPNQFVAKLEEHVRLGAASPWGVQLAAGFSRDKALEMYARAMKRLSGTIGEHDPDLLRTTFRSRGTRAFYQVRIGAETRQAANDLCTKIHKAGQACMVLRNSGKR; from the coding sequence ATGCGCGGGCGGATCGGAGCATATTCAAAGGGATGGGCTGTCGCGGCGGTGCTTGTCGCGCTGGCCTCGTTCGCTCACGCGCAAACGCCGCCAGAGGGCGAGGTGAAAGCGAGCGAGGCAAGGCGGGTGGAGGATAATGCCGCCACCGGCGAATCCATGTGCCTGATGATCGAATCTGCGGCGAAGGCGAACGGCCTGCCGCTCGAATTCTTCGCGCGCGTGATCTGGCAGGAGAGCCGGTTTCAACCGGACGCCGTCGGCCCGGTGACGCGGAATGGTCAGCGTGCGCAAGGCGTCGCGCAGTTCATGCCGGGCACGGCGAGCGAGCGGCGGCTGCTCGATCCGTTCGATCCGGTGCAGGCGCTGCCGAAGGCGGCCGAATTCCTCGCAGAGCTGCGCCAGCAGTTCGGCAATCTCGGGCTTGCGGCCGCCGCCTACAATGCCGGGCCACGCCGCGTGCGCGAATGGCAGGCGGGCACGGGGCCGATGCCGGGCGAGACGCGTGCCTATGTTCAGGCGATCACAGGGTTGAGCGTTGACGATTGGGCGAAGGAGGGGATGGGCGATGGCGAATGGAAGAAGAAACCATCCGGCTGCCGCGAGTTGATGGCATTGCTGCGTCAGGCGCCGAACCAGTTCGTCGCCAAGCTCGAGGAGCATGTGCGGCTTGGCGCGGCGAGCCCGTGGGGCGTGCAACTCGCCGCCGGATTCTCGCGTGACAAGGCGCTTGAGATGTATGCGCGTGCGATGAAGCGGCTGAGCGGTACGATCGGCGAGCACGATCCCGACCTGTTACGCACCACATTCCGCAGCCGCGGCACGCGCGCATTCTATCAGGTGCGGATCGGCGCCGAGACGCGACAGGCGGCGAACGATCTGTGTACGAAGATTCACAAGGCCGGGCAGGCCTGCATGGTGCTACGAAATTCCGGCAAACGTTAA
- the clpA gene encoding ATP-dependent Clp protease ATP-binding subunit ClpA encodes MPTFSQSLEQSLHRALAIANERHHQYATLEHLLLSLIDDTDAAAVMRACSVDLDKLRGSLVGYLETEFENLIGDGVDDAKPTAGFQRVVQRAVIHVQSSGREEVTGANVLIAIFAERESHAAYFLQEQDMTRYDAVNYISHGIAKRPGVSEARPVRGVDDDTDTKGGEDSKKKGEALETYCVNLNKKARDGKIDPVIGRNAEINRAIQVLCRRQKNNPLFVGEAGVGKTAIAEGLAKRIVDSEVPEVLAAATVFSLDMGTLLAGTRYRGDFEERLKQVIKELEAHPNAILFIDEIHTVIGAGATSGGAMDASNLLKPALASGGIRCMGSTTYKEYRQHFEKDRALVRRFQKIDVNEPSVEDAIGILKGLKPYFEDYHKLKYTNDAIEAAVNLSARYIHDRKLPDKAIDVIDESGAAQMLVPEGKRKKTIGIKEIETTIATMARIPPKSVSKDDVEVLKHLEATLKRTVFGQDKAIEALSASIKLARAGLREPEKPIGCYLFSGPTGVGKTEVAKQLAASLGVELLRFDMSEYMERHTVSRLIGAPPGYVGFDQGGLLTDGVDQHPHCVVLLDEIEKAHPDLYNVLLQIMDHGKLTDHNGKQVNFRNIILIMTTNAGAADMAKAAFGFTRNKREGEDHEAINRQFAPEFRNRLDAIVSFAHLDADVIGMVVEKFVMQLEAQLGDRNVTIELSEPAKAWLVKEGYDEQMGARPMARVIQEHIKKPLADEVLFGKLKGGGHVRVVLVKDEAAGEGKEKIGFEFLDGPITPKPEKLPGARKRKPKAANKATKEPAKA; translated from the coding sequence ATGCCGACTTTTTCTCAGAGCCTTGAACAATCCCTGCATCGCGCGCTCGCGATTGCAAATGAACGCCACCATCAATACGCGACGCTTGAACACCTCCTGCTTTCGCTGATTGACGACACGGATGCTGCGGCCGTGATGCGCGCCTGCAGCGTGGATCTCGACAAGCTGCGCGGCAGCCTCGTCGGCTATCTCGAAACCGAATTTGAAAACCTGATCGGCGACGGTGTCGATGACGCCAAGCCGACAGCCGGATTCCAGCGCGTGGTGCAGCGCGCGGTGATCCATGTGCAGTCGTCCGGTCGCGAGGAAGTGACCGGCGCCAACGTGCTGATCGCAATCTTTGCGGAGCGCGAGAGTCATGCCGCCTATTTCCTGCAGGAGCAGGACATGACGCGCTATGACGCGGTCAATTACATCAGCCATGGGATTGCCAAGCGTCCTGGCGTCTCCGAGGCGCGGCCGGTGCGCGGCGTCGACGACGACACCGACACCAAGGGCGGCGAGGATTCCAAGAAGAAGGGGGAGGCGCTCGAGACCTATTGCGTCAACCTCAACAAGAAGGCGCGCGACGGCAAGATCGATCCGGTGATCGGCCGCAACGCCGAGATCAACCGTGCGATCCAGGTGCTGTGCCGCCGCCAGAAGAACAATCCGCTGTTCGTCGGCGAAGCGGGCGTCGGCAAGACTGCGATCGCGGAAGGGCTCGCCAAGCGCATCGTCGATAGCGAGGTGCCGGAGGTGCTTGCCGCCGCAACCGTGTTCTCGCTCGACATGGGCACGCTGCTTGCGGGCACGCGCTATCGTGGCGACTTCGAGGAACGGCTGAAGCAGGTCATCAAGGAGCTGGAAGCGCACCCCAACGCGATCCTGTTCATCGACGAGATCCACACCGTGATCGGTGCTGGCGCGACGTCGGGCGGGGCGATGGATGCCTCGAACCTGTTGAAGCCGGCGCTCGCCTCGGGCGGCATCCGCTGCATGGGCTCGACCACCTACAAGGAATACCGCCAGCACTTCGAGAAGGACCGCGCGCTGGTGCGTCGCTTCCAGAAGATCGACGTCAACGAGCCGTCGGTTGAGGATGCGATCGGTATCCTCAAGGGGCTCAAGCCTTACTTCGAGGATTACCACAAGCTGAAGTACACCAACGACGCGATCGAGGCGGCGGTGAACCTCTCCGCGCGCTACATCCACGACCGCAAGCTGCCGGACAAGGCGATCGACGTGATCGACGAATCCGGTGCGGCGCAGATGCTGGTGCCCGAAGGCAAGCGCAAGAAGACTATCGGCATCAAGGAAATCGAGACGACCATCGCGACGATGGCGCGGATTCCGCCGAAGAGCGTGTCGAAGGACGATGTCGAGGTGCTCAAGCATCTCGAGGCGACCTTGAAGCGCACGGTGTTCGGTCAGGACAAGGCGATCGAAGCGCTGTCGGCGTCGATCAAGCTCGCGCGTGCGGGTTTGCGCGAACCGGAGAAGCCGATCGGCTGCTACCTGTTCTCAGGACCGACCGGCGTCGGCAAGACCGAAGTGGCCAAGCAACTCGCGGCCTCGCTCGGCGTCGAACTCCTGCGCTTCGACATGTCGGAGTACATGGAGCGGCATACGGTGTCCCGCCTGATCGGTGCGCCTCCGGGCTATGTCGGATTCGACCAGGGTGGCTTGCTCACCGATGGCGTCGACCAGCATCCGCATTGTGTGGTGCTCCTCGACGAGATCGAGAAGGCGCATCCCGACCTTTACAACGTGCTTCTGCAGATCATGGATCACGGCAAGCTCACCGACCATAACGGCAAGCAGGTGAACTTCCGCAACATCATCCTGATCATGACCACCAACGCCGGTGCGGCGGATATGGCGAAGGCGGCGTTCGGCTTTACCCGAAACAAGCGTGAGGGTGAGGACCACGAGGCGATCAACCGGCAGTTCGCGCCGGAATTCCGCAACCGCCTCGATGCCATCGTGTCCTTCGCGCATCTCGATGCCGATGTAATCGGCATGGTGGTGGAGAAGTTCGTGATGCAGCTCGAAGCGCAGCTTGGCGACCGCAACGTCACTATCGAGCTGTCCGAGCCCGCCAAGGCATGGCTGGTGAAGGAAGGCTACGACGAGCAGATGGGTGCGCGGCCGATGGCCCGCGTGATTCAGGAGCACATCAAGAAGCCGCTCGCCGATGAGGTTCTGTTCGGCAAGCTCAAAGGTGGCGGCCATGTCCGTGTCGTTCTGGTGAAGGACGAGGCGGCAGGCGAGGGCAAGGAGAAGATCGGCTTCGAGTTCCTCGATGGCCCGATTACGCCGAAGCCCGAAAAGCTGCCGGGCGCGCGCAAGCGCAAGCCCAAGGCTGCGAACAAGGCGACGAAGGAGCCCGCCAAGGCCTAG
- the clpS gene encoding ATP-dependent Clp protease adapter ClpS, with translation MSKNDDRPDGTSGPGTSVITRTKPRAKRPSLYRVLILNDDYTPMEFVVHVLEKFFQKDVEAATKIMLHVHHHGIGECGVFTYEIAETKVTQVMDFARKHQHPLQCVMEKK, from the coding sequence ATGTCGAAGAACGACGATCGCCCGGACGGGACGTCCGGCCCCGGCACCTCCGTCATCACCAGAACGAAGCCGCGCGCCAAGCGGCCGAGTCTTTATCGCGTGCTGATCCTCAACGACGACTACACGCCGATGGAGTTCGTCGTTCATGTTCTAGAGAAATTCTTCCAGAAGGATGTTGAAGCAGCAACCAAGATCATGTTGCATGTTCATCATCATGGGATCGGCGAGTGCGGTGTTTTCACCTACGAGATTGCCGAGACCAAAGTGACGCAGGTGATGGATTTTGCGCGTAAGCATCAACACCCTTTGCAATGCGTGATGGAAAAGAAGTAG
- a CDS encoding TadE/TadG family type IV pilus assembly protein yields MGPLSIKRFASLANGFRKDARGNVAIIFTLVAIPLVALVGAAVDYTRVSSARTAMQSALDSAALMISKDAATMSDSEITTRARQYVNSLYTNTETPIQTFSAVYTPNNGSGATILLNAGGNMPTYFMKIVGTNFSTLPINTASTTKWGSSRMRVALVLDNTGSMDQNGKMTALKKAAANATTGLIKKLSAFNTNEGDVYISVVPFAKDVNVGTSNVGASWLNWSEWEAAPRILTDNSYPIKVKYNNITYEWADIGPGAPCPFDTKSNGNPRPSQQSSVSKFSFACMDRPGSLSGATDLSNNSTDRYLIPSSGTYEGMICPGIDGGANYPGKTGVYYNGCYTSVVDPDASIVLATGSNAQCPSNKPNCSCTGTGSSRKCVQAKYKHYWRDHPSDTTKAAAAAPAHSTWTGCVNDRDQDADTTNAVMSGSGRIYPEQWKDCLSATITPMSNQWATLNSKVNAMNPSGNTNQAIGLFWGWQTLNTANDPFKAPSKDPNWVYQDYIVILSDGLNTQNRWYTCPNAGPCPTIDGREKTLCDNIKADKITIFTIQVNINSKDPESQVLKDCASSGSGYFQLITSANDTATAFDNVLNKIAKLRIAQ; encoded by the coding sequence ATGGGCCCCCTCTCAATCAAGCGTTTCGCCAGCCTCGCCAACGGGTTTCGCAAAGATGCCCGCGGCAACGTCGCCATCATCTTCACACTGGTCGCCATCCCGCTCGTCGCACTGGTCGGCGCAGCCGTCGATTACACTCGCGTCAGTTCCGCCCGTACCGCCATGCAGAGCGCGCTCGACAGCGCCGCGCTGATGATCTCCAAGGACGCGGCGACGATGAGCGACAGTGAAATCACCACGCGCGCCCGGCAGTACGTCAATTCGCTCTACACCAACACCGAAACGCCGATCCAAACGTTCAGCGCGGTCTACACCCCGAACAACGGAAGCGGCGCGACAATCCTGCTGAACGCCGGCGGCAACATGCCGACCTACTTCATGAAGATTGTCGGCACCAATTTCAGCACGCTGCCGATTAACACCGCCTCGACCACGAAATGGGGCAGCTCGCGCATGCGCGTCGCGCTGGTGCTCGACAATACCGGGTCGATGGACCAGAACGGAAAAATGACGGCGCTGAAAAAAGCAGCCGCCAATGCCACCACCGGCTTGATCAAGAAATTGTCGGCCTTCAACACCAACGAAGGCGACGTCTATATCTCCGTCGTACCCTTCGCGAAGGACGTGAACGTCGGCACCTCCAACGTGGGCGCGTCCTGGCTGAACTGGAGCGAATGGGAAGCCGCGCCGCGGATTCTCACCGACAACAGCTATCCAATCAAAGTCAAATACAACAACATCACCTACGAGTGGGCCGATATCGGCCCGGGTGCGCCTTGCCCGTTCGATACAAAGAGCAACGGAAATCCGCGTCCATCCCAGCAAAGCAGCGTGAGCAAATTCAGCTTTGCCTGCATGGACCGGCCGGGCTCTCTGTCCGGGGCTACGGATCTCAGCAACAACAGCACCGACAGGTACCTCATCCCGTCAAGCGGTACCTATGAGGGCATGATCTGCCCGGGCATCGATGGCGGCGCGAACTACCCGGGAAAAACCGGCGTCTACTACAATGGCTGCTATACGAGCGTTGTTGATCCAGACGCCAGCATCGTTCTCGCGACCGGGTCGAATGCGCAGTGCCCGAGCAACAAACCCAACTGCTCATGCACCGGCACCGGCAGCAGCCGGAAATGCGTTCAGGCCAAATACAAGCATTACTGGCGCGATCATCCGAGCGATACCACGAAGGCTGCTGCGGCCGCCCCCGCACACAGCACCTGGACCGGGTGCGTCAACGATCGCGACCAGGATGCCGATACGACCAACGCCGTCATGTCGGGTTCGGGGCGCATTTACCCCGAGCAATGGAAGGATTGCCTGTCAGCGACCATCACGCCGATGAGCAACCAATGGGCCACCTTGAACAGCAAGGTCAACGCCATGAACCCGAGCGGCAACACCAACCAGGCGATCGGCCTGTTCTGGGGCTGGCAGACGCTCAACACCGCCAACGATCCGTTCAAGGCGCCCTCGAAGGACCCGAACTGGGTCTACCAAGATTACATCGTGATTCTGTCAGACGGATTGAATACGCAGAACCGATGGTACACCTGCCCGAACGCAGGCCCCTGCCCAACGATCGACGGACGTGAAAAGACGCTGTGCGACAACATCAAGGCCGACAAGATCACCATCTTCACCATTCAGGTGAACATCAACAGCAAGGACCCGGAATCCCAGGTGTTGAAAGACTGCGCCTCATCGGGCTCCGGCTATTTCCAGCTCATCACGTCTGCGAACGACACCGCCACCGCCTTCGACAACGTGCTCAACAAGATCGCCAAGCTGCGCATCGCGCAGTAA
- a CDS encoding phasin family protein, protein MFKVEDFQQQSKEQLDATVTSARNVANGFQAIAAAYGDYSKKSFEDTKSYVEKLSGVKSFDKALEVQSEYAKTAYETFVAEAQKIGQLYSDLAKESYKPFEGLVSKYTAH, encoded by the coding sequence ATGTTCAAAGTGGAAGATTTCCAGCAGCAGAGCAAAGAGCAGCTTGATGCCACGGTGACCTCTGCGCGTAACGTCGCCAACGGTTTCCAGGCGATTGCTGCCGCTTACGGTGACTATTCGAAGAAGTCGTTTGAAGACACCAAGAGCTACGTCGAGAAGCTCTCCGGCGTGAAGTCGTTCGACAAGGCGCTCGAAGTTCAGAGCGAGTACGCCAAGACCGCCTACGAGACGTTCGTCGCTGAGGCCCAGAAGATCGGCCAGCTCTATTCGGACCTCGCTAAGGAATCCTACAAGCCGTTCGAAGGCCTGGTCTCGAAGTACACCGCGCACTAA
- a CDS encoding D-alanyl-D-alanine carboxypeptidase, which yields MFGVTFASGGIARYLTLALATVSITVMLTDHADARRRHHHHRAHVERSVYNPPFASIIVDANSGATLQSTNADATRHPASLTKIMTLYMLFEQIENGKLRLDSQLEVSRHASAQAPTKLGLRPGQTIRVEDAIKGIVTRSANDASVVVAEAIAGSEEGFAKMMTRKARALGMNNTTYVNASGLPDSDQITTARDQATLGRAIQDRFPKYYRYFSTSVFTWRGRPIRNHNHLLGRVEGVDGIKTGYIRASGFNLVSNIRRGNRHLVGVVLGGRTSGARDATMRKLLATYLDDASTRRTVAAITERTPAGTTPAKMEQPVAAKPSPRPAPIQVATAQPEAVPLPVPAPAQAAAEPAAKPEPAPLTSGVISSPLAAIPGSSEPMKPVRVKTVQVRMAPSKANTKPPAPIRVAEATPEPASHTASVAPAAQPFPAPLPIVVTRTTPGLGEGTVGPVPSPSSTMAYADPNRGPPPMTLGAQARAMAGTQAQSPAPAPEAATPANTKPTAISHSGWIIQVGALETESEAHKRLEAARESARRYLNNADSFTEVYSKGRKTYYRARFAGLDQNSAEAACKMLKRSDIGCMTIRN from the coding sequence ATGTTCGGTGTCACCTTCGCGTCCGGCGGGATTGCACGTTACCTCACACTCGCACTCGCCACCGTCTCCATTACGGTCATGCTCACGGATCACGCCGACGCACGGCGCCGTCACCACCACCATCGCGCGCATGTGGAGCGCTCGGTCTACAACCCGCCGTTTGCATCGATCATCGTCGATGCCAATTCCGGCGCGACGCTGCAGTCCACGAATGCCGACGCGACCCGTCATCCTGCGTCGCTGACCAAGATCATGACGCTCTACATGCTGTTCGAGCAGATCGAGAACGGCAAGCTGCGGCTCGATTCCCAACTCGAAGTCTCGCGCCATGCGTCCGCGCAGGCGCCGACCAAGCTCGGCCTGCGCCCGGGCCAGACCATTCGCGTCGAGGACGCCATCAAGGGCATCGTTACTCGCTCCGCCAATGACGCCTCCGTGGTGGTTGCCGAAGCGATCGCCGGCAGCGAGGAAGGCTTCGCCAAGATGATGACGCGCAAGGCGCGCGCGCTTGGCATGAACAACACGACCTATGTGAATGCCTCGGGCCTGCCCGACAGCGACCAGATCACGACCGCGCGTGATCAGGCGACGCTCGGCCGTGCGATCCAGGATCGCTTCCCGAAATACTATCGCTACTTCTCGACCTCGGTCTTCACCTGGCGCGGCCGCCCGATCCGTAACCACAACCACCTGCTTGGTCGTGTCGAAGGGGTGGACGGCATCAAGACCGGCTACATCCGCGCATCAGGCTTCAACCTCGTGTCCAACATCCGCCGCGGCAACCGCCATCTCGTCGGCGTCGTCCTCGGCGGCCGCACCAGCGGCGCGCGCGACGCGACGATGCGCAAGCTGCTCGCAACCTACCTCGACGACGCCTCGACGCGCCGCACGGTCGCAGCCATCACCGAGCGCACTCCGGCCGGCACCACGCCTGCCAAGATGGAGCAGCCGGTCGCTGCGAAGCCGTCGCCGCGTCCCGCTCCGATTCAGGTCGCAACCGCCCAACCCGAGGCTGTTCCTCTTCCCGTCCCGGCTCCTGCACAGGCCGCTGCCGAGCCGGCTGCAAAGCCTGAGCCTGCTCCGCTGACCAGCGGCGTAATCTCCTCGCCGCTCGCCGCCATTCCGGGATCGTCGGAGCCGATGAAGCCGGTGCGCGTGAAGACCGTGCAAGTCCGCATGGCGCCATCCAAGGCCAACACCAAGCCGCCGGCGCCGATCCGTGTTGCTGAAGCAACGCCCGAGCCGGCCTCGCATACGGCTTCTGTCGCTCCTGCGGCCCAGCCCTTCCCCGCGCCGCTGCCGATCGTCGTCACCCGCACCACGCCGGGCCTTGGCGAAGGCACCGTCGGCCCCGTCCCCTCGCCGTCGTCCACGATGGCTTATGCCGATCCCAATCGCGGCCCGCCTCCGATGACGCTGGGCGCTCAGGCCCGCGCGATGGCCGGCACACAGGCGCAATCGCCTGCTCCCGCGCCTGAAGCCGCAACGCCTGCAAACACCAAGCCCACCGCCATCAGCCACAGCGGATGGATCATTCAGGTCGGCGCGCTCGAGACCGAGTCGGAAGCGCACAAGCGCCTTGAAGCGGCGCGCGAAAGCGCCCGCCGCTATCTCAACAACGCCGACTCGTTCACCGAGGTTTATTCGAAGGGCCGCAAGACCTACTACCGCGCCCGCTTCGCCGGTCTCGACCAGAACTCCGCGGAAGCCGCCTGTAAAATGCTGAAGCGCTCCGACATCGGTTGCATGACGATCCGCAACTGA
- a CDS encoding DnaJ domain-containing protein: protein MVSLIAGISALILIYFALKSFRATDPKVLARLLRRIGGFVSLAAAAYIGMRGRFEIAVPLGLFGAGLLGYSVLGAELAAKFGLGGPSVSSDGQQSQIRTQFIELTLDRRTGALGGRVIAGSEAGRDLGTFALAELLGLARSLDEQSRALLESYLDRRFAGWRENAQDAAAGGGARQHRSTASGGKMTAEEAYQILGLQRGAGRDEISSAHRRLMKKLHPDQGGTTYLAARVNEAKDTLLRTHHH from the coding sequence ATGGTTAGCCTGATCGCCGGGATTTCCGCTCTCATCCTGATCTACTTCGCGCTCAAGTCGTTTCGTGCGACCGACCCGAAGGTGCTGGCGCGACTGCTGCGGCGCATCGGTGGTTTCGTCTCGCTGGCGGCGGCCGCCTATATCGGCATGCGGGGGCGGTTCGAGATCGCCGTGCCGCTCGGCCTGTTCGGTGCGGGGCTGCTCGGCTACTCGGTGCTTGGTGCGGAGCTCGCTGCAAAATTCGGGCTGGGCGGCCCGTCGGTGAGCTCAGACGGGCAGCAATCCCAGATACGAACGCAGTTTATAGAGCTGACGCTCGACCGCCGCACCGGTGCGCTTGGCGGACGTGTGATCGCCGGATCCGAAGCGGGGCGCGATCTCGGCACCTTCGCCCTCGCTGAACTGCTCGGGCTTGCACGGAGCCTCGACGAACAGAGCCGGGCCCTTCTGGAAAGTTATCTTGACCGCCGGTTTGCCGGCTGGCGTGAGAACGCGCAGGACGCAGCGGCAGGAGGGGGTGCTCGCCAGCATCGCAGCACGGCGTCGGGCGGCAAAATGACGGCGGAGGAGGCCTATCAGATCCTTGGCCTGCAGCGAGGCGCGGGGCGGGACGAAATCAGCAGCGCCCATCGCAGGCTGATGAAGAAACTGCATCCCGACCAGGGGGGGACGACGTACCTCGCGGCCCGTGTCAACGAGGCCAAGGATACTCTTCTTCGCACGCATCACCACTAA